The Methanolacinia petrolearia DSM 11571 genome has a segment encoding these proteins:
- a CDS encoding ORC1-type DNA replication protein yields MENESAQVSSDKPVRRLAGGLFDKYLNNKGIFKNREVLRHSHRPHTLPHRKDQIDSIASILAPAIRNETPSNILIYGKTGTGKTASVKYVGSELESACREMGKACNVIHLNCELIDTQYRVLAQIANELENIDNKPSDKPRTSIPMTGWPTDQVYAELRNLVEAMGGVNVIVLDEIDKLVKKSGDETLYNLTRFNSELKNAKISMIGISNDLRFTNFLDPRVLSSLSEEELVFPPYNAPQLCDILQQRADVAFMEKVLDDGVIPLCAALAAQEHGDARRALDLLRISGELAERENSQKVSEMNVKMAQQKIETDSMIVCISSLPTQSKAVLYSMLLLVDLNKQLFTTGEVAQVYRDVAHVIDLDVLTHRRIADLISELTMLGVINSRVVSRGRYGRTKEMWFSTGTAGIKETIFKDDRFIEEDLAKMDLSRYRALLR; encoded by the coding sequence ATGGAAAATGAATCGGCTCAGGTTTCTTCAGATAAACCGGTCCGGCGTCTTGCCGGCGGTCTTTTTGATAAATATCTAAATAATAAAGGAATTTTTAAGAACAGGGAAGTATTGAGGCACTCACACAGGCCTCATACATTGCCGCACAGAAAAGATCAGATCGACTCAATCGCATCCATACTTGCACCGGCAATAAGAAACGAAACCCCCTCCAACATCCTTATTTACGGCAAAACGGGAACCGGGAAGACTGCTTCCGTGAAATATGTCGGCTCGGAGCTCGAAAGCGCATGCAGGGAGATGGGCAAGGCATGCAACGTCATTCACCTTAACTGCGAACTCATCGACACACAGTACAGGGTTCTAGCTCAGATCGCCAATGAACTTGAAAATATCGACAACAAACCCAGCGACAAGCCGAGGACAAGTATCCCGATGACCGGGTGGCCCACCGACCAGGTGTACGCCGAACTCAGGAATCTTGTTGAAGCAATGGGTGGAGTCAATGTCATAGTCCTTGACGAGATAGACAAGCTTGTAAAAAAGAGCGGGGATGAGACCCTCTACAATCTCACGAGGTTCAATTCAGAACTGAAAAATGCAAAGATCAGCATGATCGGTATATCCAACGATCTGAGGTTCACTAACTTCCTCGACCCCCGCGTTCTGTCCTCCCTTTCCGAAGAAGAACTTGTGTTCCCGCCCTACAACGCACCGCAGCTGTGCGATATCCTCCAGCAGAGGGCAGATGTGGCCTTCATGGAGAAAGTCCTTGATGACGGAGTCATTCCGCTTTGCGCCGCTCTTGCGGCACAAGAGCACGGGGATGCGAGACGAGCTCTCGATCTACTCAGAATCTCGGGCGAACTTGCCGAACGCGAGAACTCGCAGAAGGTCTCGGAGATGAATGTAAAGATGGCCCAGCAGAAGATCGAGACCGACAGCATGATCGTATGCATCTCGTCCCTTCCGACCCAGAGCAAGGCCGTGCTTTACTCGATGCTCCTTCTTGTGGACCTCAACAAACAGCTTTTTACGACCGGTGAAGTCGCCCAGGTATACCGGGACGTCGCTCACGTGATCGATCTCGACGTTCTCACCCACAGGAGAATAGCGGACCTGATCTCGGAGCTTACAATGCTCGGCGTCATTAACTCCCGCGTAGTCTCAAGGGGCCGTTACGGAAGGACCAAGGAGATGTGGTTTTCCACCGGAACAGCCGGCATAAAGGAGACGATCTTCAAGGACGATCGTTTTATCGAAGAAGATCTTGCTAAGATGGATCTCAGCCGGTACAGGGCACTCTTAAGATAA
- a CDS encoding Lrp/AsnC family transcriptional regulator: MDEKDRMLLKLLEEDCRTAGSVLADMLDLDEEGVRKRVQRMEEEGIIRSYSANIDWEKAGDGYVAAILELKVTPERDFGYDKIAERIAHHPQVRSLRLISGAYDFSMLVVGKDIHEVTRFVSEQIAPMEHIKETATILIMKTYKENGFEIFEKKGRERLPYTF, translated from the coding sequence ATGGATGAAAAAGATCGAATGCTTTTAAAGCTCCTTGAAGAGGACTGCCGTACAGCTGGCTCCGTCCTCGCCGACATGCTCGATCTTGACGAGGAAGGAGTCAGGAAACGCGTTCAGAGAATGGAAGAGGAAGGAATAATCAGGAGTTATTCCGCAAATATCGACTGGGAGAAGGCAGGGGACGGCTATGTTGCCGCAATCCTTGAACTGAAGGTGACCCCGGAGAGAGACTTCGGGTACGACAAGATAGCGGAGAGGATCGCACACCACCCTCAGGTGAGGTCCCTAAGGCTGATTAGCGGGGCATATGACTTCTCGATGCTCGTCGTCGGAAAGGACATCCACGAGGTGACGAGGTTCGTATCCGAACAGATCGCCCCGATGGAGCATATAAAGGAGACCGCAACGATCCTCATCATGAAGACGTACAAGGAGAATGGTTTCGAGATATTCGAAAAAAAAGGCCGTGAGAGGCTTCCTTATACATTTTAG
- a CDS encoding aminotransferase class I/II-fold pyridoxal phosphate-dependent enzyme, with protein sequence MRDFRSDRVKAIPPSGIRKFFDIAQEMEDIISLGVGEPDYDTPWNVREAAIRSIEQGQTAYTSNSGLPELRSLISRYLFDRFGTDYSPKNEIMITTGASEALDIAIRSVVNPGDEVLVAEPAYIAYTSGVMLSGGIPVHVPCLEKDGFRLTPDSLMEKITPKSKVLLCNFPNNPSGGVMSRADYKAISDIIVDHDLLLISDEIYNELTYEGEPASAASVEGLRERTITINGFSKAFSMTGWRVGYLCAPEEICSAALKIHQYVMLSAPTGAQYAAIEALKNSWDSCKAMVNEYHVRRNLFVNSVNRAGLPCHMPKGAFYAFPSVKDTGLSDEVFAERLLKEHHVAVVPGSVFGPSGEGHLRCSYAVSRDDLLTAVARIEEFIGKL encoded by the coding sequence ATGAGAGATTTTCGTTCGGACAGAGTCAAGGCGATCCCGCCTTCGGGTATCAGGAAATTTTTCGATATAGCCCAGGAGATGGAGGATATAATCTCCCTCGGCGTCGGGGAGCCTGACTATGACACTCCGTGGAATGTACGGGAGGCTGCGATTCGCTCGATCGAGCAGGGACAGACCGCATATACGTCGAACAGCGGCCTGCCCGAACTCCGGAGCCTGATATCGCGGTATCTTTTCGACCGCTTCGGTACGGACTACTCCCCGAAGAACGAGATAATGATAACTACCGGGGCCTCCGAGGCTCTCGACATAGCGATAAGATCTGTGGTAAATCCAGGTGACGAAGTCCTCGTGGCGGAGCCGGCATATATAGCATACACCTCCGGCGTAATGCTCTCCGGGGGAATTCCCGTCCATGTTCCCTGCCTCGAGAAGGACGGTTTCAGGCTGACACCGGATTCCTTAATGGAGAAGATAACCCCGAAGTCGAAGGTTCTTCTCTGCAACTTCCCGAACAACCCCTCCGGGGGTGTGATGAGCAGGGCCGACTATAAGGCGATATCTGATATCATCGTCGACCATGACCTTCTCCTGATATCGGACGAGATATATAACGAGCTGACCTATGAAGGAGAGCCCGCCTCCGCCGCTTCGGTGGAAGGCCTCCGTGAGAGGACCATTACCATCAACGGGTTCTCGAAGGCCTTCTCGATGACCGGCTGGAGGGTCGGTTACCTGTGTGCACCGGAGGAGATCTGCAGTGCAGCACTGAAGATTCATCAGTACGTCATGCTCTCCGCACCTACAGGTGCCCAGTACGCCGCGATAGAGGCCCTGAAAAACAGCTGGGATTCATGTAAGGCGATGGTAAACGAGTATCACGTGAGAAGGAACCTCTTTGTAAACTCCGTCAACCGTGCCGGCCTGCCCTGCCATATGCCTAAAGGTGCGTTCTATGCATTCCCGTCGGTGAAGGATACGGGGCTGTCAGACGAGGTTTTTGCCGAGAGGCTCTTGAAGGAGCATCATGTGGCTGTTGTCCCGGGAAGTGTCTTCGGCCCGTCGGGTGAGGGGCACCTGAGATGCAGCTATGCTGTCTCTAGGGACGATTTGCTGACTGCTGTTGCAAGGATCGAAGAGTTCATTGGAAAACTTTAA
- a CDS encoding UPF0182 family membrane protein: MKLPHIAAAVLLIIGFLFLVTAGFLGEWFWFGSTGYQEVFLTIILARISLFAAAFLIFFAFSFINAWFAAKTASGGAVKNRGNLWIAGALAGLAGLLAALWVSSSWETILKYISQVPFSLEDPVFGLDIGFYIFSLPFYSLATSFAIGLLVFSILLSALSYLLKEDWISFSESGQIFIKAGEAGPDWSGLLKRFLPQLNLLLFLLFAAIAAKLWLARYDLLFNRSGAVFGAGYTDVHVTLPVLTLLTAVALVIGIGFLVNERLKSLSVIKYGIAAFIAIAVVGLLASFAVQGLIVQPNELNLEKQYLENNIEYTLKAYGLSDAEETPFNVSYDLTAQDIEDNRLTAENIRLWDWRPLKSTYEQLQLFRTYYAFNDVDVDRYEINGSYKEVLISAREMDTGSLSSTAQTWVNTHLVYTHGYGVVMTPVDEVTSEGLPEFYIKDIPPSSEYIEIDQPRIYFGEMTNQYIITDTDTEELDYPSGEANVYTSYSGDTGVKLSGIINRLIYGIKFGSLELVVSGSINDESRILMHRNIVDRASAIAPFLSYDNDPYVVVADGKLYWIIDAYTSSDMYPYSEPVGASFINGYKTSYLRNSVKTVVDAYTGEVTYYVIDPDDPVIGTYRKIFPELFRDFSDMPEELKDHIRYAQGLFEIQADRYATYHMKDPVVFYNREDEWVIPDEVYREDREQMQPYYVIMKLPKEDSEEFILMLPFTPIGKENMIGWMAGRSDTPDYGDLIVYQFSKQELTYGPMQIEARIDQDTEISQAITLWSQSGSSVLRGNTLVIPIENSILYVEPLYLQATERGTLPQLKRVIVAYDDRLTMQNTLEEALGVIFGGAVAQEAADAAESGGAGTVVTADSELLQKIAALYYKAQDALANGDLGEYQYYIEEIGKIVTGTA, from the coding sequence ATGAAATTACCCCATATAGCAGCAGCGGTGCTGCTCATCATAGGATTTCTGTTCCTGGTAACGGCAGGATTCCTTGGAGAATGGTTCTGGTTCGGGAGCACCGGTTACCAGGAGGTCTTTTTAACAATAATCCTGGCAAGGATCTCCCTTTTTGCAGCTGCTTTTCTGATTTTCTTCGCCTTTTCCTTCATAAACGCATGGTTTGCCGCAAAGACCGCATCGGGGGGTGCAGTCAAAAACCGCGGAAATCTCTGGATCGCCGGTGCACTTGCTGGGCTAGCCGGACTTCTGGCCGCCCTGTGGGTGTCGTCCTCATGGGAAACAATTCTGAAATATATCAGCCAGGTTCCTTTTTCACTTGAAGACCCGGTGTTCGGGCTGGACATAGGATTCTATATATTTTCCCTTCCTTTCTATTCGCTTGCAACGTCCTTTGCAATCGGCCTTCTCGTGTTCTCGATACTCCTTTCGGCACTATCGTATCTGCTGAAGGAAGACTGGATCAGCTTCAGCGAGAGCGGACAGATCTTTATCAAGGCGGGGGAAGCGGGGCCTGACTGGTCCGGCCTCCTGAAAAGGTTTCTCCCCCAGTTAAACCTGCTCCTCTTTCTTCTGTTTGCCGCAATAGCCGCAAAGCTCTGGCTTGCAAGATACGATCTTCTCTTTAACCGTTCCGGAGCGGTATTCGGTGCAGGGTACACCGATGTCCATGTCACACTGCCTGTCCTGACCCTGCTTACGGCAGTCGCCCTTGTAATAGGCATCGGGTTCCTCGTGAACGAGAGACTGAAGAGCCTCTCGGTCATCAAGTACGGAATTGCGGCCTTCATCGCAATAGCTGTGGTCGGGCTCCTCGCATCCTTTGCAGTCCAGGGCCTGATCGTCCAGCCGAACGAGCTCAATCTTGAAAAACAGTACCTCGAAAACAATATCGAATATACCCTTAAAGCCTACGGCCTCTCCGACGCGGAAGAGACTCCCTTCAATGTCAGTTACGACCTGACGGCACAGGATATCGAGGACAACAGGCTGACCGCCGAAAATATCAGGCTGTGGGACTGGCGGCCTCTTAAGAGCACCTACGAACAGCTCCAGTTATTCAGGACATACTACGCATTCAACGACGTTGATGTCGACAGATATGAAATCAACGGCAGTTACAAGGAAGTCCTGATATCAGCAAGGGAGATGGACACCGGAAGCCTCTCCTCCACCGCCCAGACATGGGTCAACACCCACCTGGTCTATACCCACGGCTACGGCGTCGTGATGACGCCCGTGGACGAGGTAACATCTGAGGGGCTCCCTGAGTTCTACATAAAGGACATACCCCCTTCATCCGAATATATCGAAATTGACCAGCCTCGAATCTACTTCGGAGAGATGACAAACCAGTACATCATCACCGATACCGACACCGAAGAGCTTGACTACCCGTCAGGTGAGGCTAACGTCTATACGTCATATTCTGGAGACACAGGCGTAAAACTCTCCGGAATCATCAACAGGCTGATCTACGGCATAAAATTCGGGTCGTTAGAGCTGGTCGTCTCGGGATCGATCAATGACGAGAGCAGGATACTGATGCACAGGAACATAGTGGACCGTGCCTCTGCGATCGCACCGTTCCTGTCGTACGACAACGACCCCTATGTCGTGGTCGCCGACGGTAAATTGTACTGGATAATCGATGCCTACACTTCTTCGGATATGTACCCCTACTCGGAGCCAGTCGGGGCCTCGTTCATAAACGGGTATAAAACAAGCTATCTAAGAAACAGTGTAAAGACGGTTGTCGATGCGTATACCGGCGAAGTGACCTACTACGTGATAGACCCGGACGATCCTGTAATAGGCACCTACAGGAAGATCTTCCCCGAACTCTTCAGGGACTTTTCAGATATGCCCGAAGAGCTTAAGGATCACATCAGGTATGCACAGGGCCTTTTCGAGATACAGGCGGACAGGTACGCAACATACCATATGAAGGACCCTGTGGTCTTCTATAACAGGGAGGACGAATGGGTGATCCCTGACGAGGTCTACAGGGAGGACAGGGAGCAGATGCAACCGTATTACGTTATTATGAAGCTCCCGAAGGAGGACTCCGAGGAGTTCATACTCATGCTCCCGTTCACACCGATTGGAAAGGAGAACATGATCGGCTGGATGGCGGGCCGCTCCGATACTCCGGATTACGGCGACCTTATAGTATACCAGTTCTCAAAACAGGAGCTGACCTACGGCCCGATGCAGATTGAGGCGAGGATCGACCAGGATACGGAGATCTCGCAGGCCATCACGCTATGGTCGCAGTCAGGGTCGTCGGTCCTGAGAGGAAACACGCTGGTAATCCCGATCGAGAACTCGATCCTGTATGTAGAGCCGCTCTACCTGCAGGCCACCGAAAGAGGCACGCTCCCGCAGCTGAAGCGTGTGATAGTCGCATACGACGACCGCCTGACGATGCAGAACACACTCGAAGAGGCCCTGGGCGTCATATTCGGCGGAGCGGTAGCACAGGAAGCAGCCGATGCTGCTGAAAGCGGAGGTGCAGGCACTGTAGTAACGGCGGACTCCGAACTGCTGCAGAAGATTGCAGCTCTATATTACAAGGCACAGGATGCTCTTGCCAATGGAGATCTCGGAGAGTACCAGTATTATATTGAGGAGATTGGAAAGATTGTGACGGGTACTGCATAA
- a CDS encoding PHP domain-containing protein, whose protein sequence is MPASYIHTTPHIDNFHREREDDPGTIMFDMHVHSTYSNDSIIDIRTIVGSWKKTGILPLVCDHDSITGSEKVYSEIRRTDPDIPLILAEEILTADGEIIGAFLNEEIAPGLSAEETLDLIEEQGAISIVPHPFCTFRSTAIDNGALNRIAERIDIIEGYNARTPDAGENRMGQVFAGRFGKPVSVGSDAHTPVELATNYIRINPFSTPAELFRSLPGGTVHFSPAPQEVHEFTIMFKKLRRECGIAGLQGNIETLLQNAGILYP, encoded by the coding sequence ATGCCTGCCTCTTACATACACACCACTCCCCATATAGATAATTTCCATAGAGAACGGGAAGACGATCCCGGAACGATAATGTTCGATATGCATGTCCATTCCACGTATTCGAACGATTCGATAATCGATATCAGGACAATCGTCGGCTCCTGGAAGAAGACAGGGATCCTCCCGCTGGTATGCGACCATGACAGCATCACCGGATCGGAGAAGGTCTACTCCGAGATCAGGAGAACAGACCCGGACATCCCTCTCATCCTGGCGGAGGAGATACTTACGGCAGACGGCGAGATCATCGGGGCCTTCCTGAACGAGGAGATAGCCCCCGGCCTCTCCGCCGAAGAGACGCTCGACCTGATAGAGGAACAGGGTGCGATCTCGATCGTCCCGCATCCGTTCTGCACTTTCCGTTCCACGGCCATAGACAACGGGGCCTTAAACAGAATTGCGGAAAGAATCGATATAATTGAGGGCTACAATGCGAGAACACCTGATGCAGGCGAGAACCGGATGGGGCAGGTCTTTGCCGGAAGATTCGGCAAACCCGTATCCGTCGGTTCGGATGCCCATACACCTGTAGAGCTTGCAACAAATTATATCAGGATAAACCCGTTCTCGACCCCTGCGGAGCTCTTCAGGAGTCTGCCCGGGGGCACGGTTCATTTCAGCCCCGCTCCGCAGGAGGTCCACGAGTTTACGATAATGTTCAAAAAACTCAGGCGTGAATGCGGCATTGCCGGCCTCCAGGGCAATATCGAAACCCTTCTTCAAAATGCGGGAATCTTATACCCCTGA
- a CDS encoding PAS domain S-box protein — protein MKKSLLINNTILFSTLLIFVISLQMLSMGITFVFPHLFYIPILISAYYYPKKGIYAAAGISLFYVIPVIFFFSGDIIVIFSALIRMLMFIVIAALVSYLVERSLGNQEENEHLMEFQNRIIENPRVMVTVSDSENQIIIWNKGAENITGYPKSEVLGRSDIWRQILSDNEDIEELKSRIRKIKSNLGNIDGIPLPLVRKDGEIRYVVVSLQAMNSKQEDISKILGIAVDITENRRLEAENRAALNQIENNVSKMYILNDQIRNPLAIILGQIEINQSTSRQIICEQVIQINDIISQLDRDSIESTKIIDYLRKHYGFFNEEQ, from the coding sequence ATGAAAAAATCCCTTCTAATCAATAATACAATCCTCTTTTCCACCCTTCTTATATTCGTAATCTCATTACAGATGCTTTCGATGGGTATAACATTTGTTTTTCCTCATCTTTTCTATATCCCGATACTCATCTCTGCATACTACTATCCAAAAAAAGGAATATATGCTGCAGCAGGGATCTCTCTTTTTTATGTAATTCCGGTTATATTCTTCTTTTCCGGAGATATAATCGTCATCTTTTCAGCCCTCATCAGGATGCTGATGTTCATTGTCATAGCAGCACTTGTATCATATCTTGTAGAGAGAAGCCTCGGGAACCAGGAAGAAAACGAGCATCTCATGGAATTCCAGAATAGAATCATCGAAAACCCCCGGGTCATGGTCACGGTATCGGACAGTGAAAACCAGATAATCATATGGAATAAAGGTGCCGAGAACATAACGGGCTACCCGAAGAGTGAGGTTCTCGGCAGATCTGATATCTGGAGACAAATCCTCTCCGACAATGAAGACATTGAAGAGTTAAAATCCCGCATCAGGAAAATAAAATCAAACTTGGGCAATATTGACGGAATTCCCCTCCCGCTGGTCAGGAAAGACGGAGAAATACGTTATGTTGTCGTCTCGCTTCAGGCAATGAATTCAAAACAGGAGGACATTTCGAAGATCCTCGGTATTGCCGTAGACATAACCGAAAACAGGCGGCTCGAAGCCGAGAACAGGGCCGCCCTGAACCAGATCGAAAACAACGTCTCAAAGATGTACATCCTGAACGACCAGATCAGGAACCCGCTTGCCATCATCCTCGGCCAGATCGAGATCAACCAAAGCACCTCAAGGCAGATAATCTGTGAGCAGGTTATCCAGATCAACGACATCATCTCCCAGCTCGACCGCGATTCAATCGAATCGACCAAAATTATAGATTACCTGAGAAAACATTACGGCTTTTTTAATGAAGAGCAATAG
- a CDS encoding adenylosuccinate synthetase, with product MSCIIIVGGFFGDEGKGKIVAHVAHEDKPSIISRGGVGPNAGHTVQVGDKEYGIRMIPSGFVYPKARLMIGSGVLVDPNVLKKEIEMLDVDDRVFIDKRCSIIEEEHIKQDKGNEHLSKTIGSTGTGCGPANVARVNRVAKQAKDIPELQKYLIDASYEINSALDRGENVLLEGTQGFGISLYFGTYPFVTSKDTSASQIAADNGVGPTRIDDVIVVFKAYPTRVGAGPFGTEMSKEESMKLGIQEFGTVTHRERRIGCWDGAMARYSAMVNGCTIAAITGIDHIDPECYGATEYSQLTEKALEFIKQAEKDIGAPVKLISTGPEMNQIIDIR from the coding sequence ATGAGCTGTATAATAATAGTCGGTGGCTTTTTTGGAGATGAAGGCAAGGGCAAAATCGTTGCCCACGTTGCACATGAAGATAAACCCTCAATAATTTCCAGAGGCGGGGTAGGCCCCAATGCGGGACATACCGTTCAGGTCGGGGATAAGGAGTACGGAATCAGGATGATACCTTCCGGGTTCGTATACCCCAAAGCAAGACTTATGATCGGCAGCGGCGTTCTTGTCGATCCGAATGTCCTCAAAAAGGAGATTGAAATGCTCGATGTCGACGACAGGGTCTTTATCGACAAAAGGTGCAGCATAATCGAGGAAGAGCACATAAAACAGGACAAGGGCAACGAGCACCTTTCAAAGACAATCGGGTCCACCGGAACAGGCTGCGGCCCTGCAAATGTCGCGAGGGTGAACAGGGTCGCAAAGCAGGCGAAGGATATCCCTGAGCTTCAGAAGTACCTGATAGACGCATCCTACGAGATCAACTCCGCACTTGACAGGGGCGAAAACGTTCTCCTCGAAGGAACCCAGGGATTCGGAATATCGCTCTATTTCGGAACATACCCGTTTGTCACGAGCAAGGACACATCTGCGTCGCAGATTGCCGCGGACAACGGTGTAGGCCCCACGAGGATCGACGACGTAATAGTGGTCTTCAAGGCATACCCCACAAGGGTCGGGGCAGGGCCTTTCGGAACGGAGATGTCGAAAGAAGAATCGATGAAGCTTGGAATCCAGGAGTTCGGAACCGTAACCCACAGAGAGAGGCGTATCGGGTGCTGGGACGGGGCGATGGCAAGATACTCGGCCATGGTCAACGGGTGCACAATTGCGGCGATAACGGGTATCGATCACATCGATCCCGAGTGCTACGGTGCGACGGAGTACAGCCAGCTTACCGAAAAGGCTCTTGAGTTCATAAAACAGGCTGAAAAGGATATTGGCGCACCTGTAAAGCTGATCTCGACAGGGCCGGAGATGAACCAGATTATCGATATAAGATAA
- a CDS encoding methytransferase partner Trm112, translating into MKMSTYEILCCPVCKGDLELKVVEKTVLESGEEDVIEGTLRCQKCGVDYPISGGIPNLLPQNK; encoded by the coding sequence ATGAAGATGTCAACCTACGAGATCCTTTGCTGTCCCGTATGCAAAGGCGATCTCGAACTGAAGGTCGTTGAGAAGACCGTTCTTGAGAGCGGTGAAGAGGATGTCATAGAGGGGACTCTCCGCTGTCAAAAATGCGGCGTTGACTATCCGATCTCGGGCGGAATCCCGAACCTTCTTCCGCAAAATAAATAA
- a CDS encoding DUF7524 family protein, with product MSVHIRLNRKGINSIEMPESADAEVGESLVLKMINHGAPLHLTVSTINGKRFTHFIHENLYVDDNLVLRIPILSVAPPGSFRIEIITGYGTVKEELTVNVHDQEIELPEGMEEIPDIEEKKSIISGKDTLVILCAVLAWISYASGFFYPGLIPVIVPMVLLTAGVVIGWFFRSS from the coding sequence ATGTCGGTACATATCCGCCTGAACAGGAAGGGAATAAACTCAATAGAGATGCCCGAATCGGCTGATGCCGAGGTGGGGGAATCTCTTGTGCTGAAGATGATAAATCACGGCGCCCCCCTGCATCTGACGGTTTCGACAATAAACGGAAAGAGATTTACCCATTTCATTCATGAAAACCTGTATGTTGACGACAATCTCGTTCTCAGGATACCTATTCTCTCCGTGGCGCCCCCCGGAAGTTTCCGTATCGAGATAATTACAGGATATGGAACAGTTAAAGAGGAGCTGACGGTGAACGTCCACGATCAGGAGATCGAGCTTCCCGAGGGAATGGAGGAGATCCCGGATATCGAGGAGAAAAAGAGTATAATATCCGGTAAAGACACCCTGGTAATTCTCTGTGCCGTCCTCGCGTGGATCTCTTATGCGTCCGGATTTTTCTATCCGGGATTAATTCCCGTAATTGTTCCGATGGTTCTTCTTACAGCCGGTGTTGTTATCGGATGGTTCTTCCGGTCCTCATAA
- the cbiB gene encoding adenosylcobinamide-phosphate synthase CbiB, which produces MVLPVLIIWLSLLADRVAGDPPNRYHPVAWLGRFIGWWGRPAVYPEKIRRFAGFFMGILTAVLFSLPFFILDFYLPVWAAIVAAPFLLKICLAWRCLEEHVANVEKALSLDGDGRSEVGMLVSRDPDSLSEEEVLSAAYESMSENLTDSIVSPLFYYSLLGLGGAAFFRASNTMDAMLGYRDERIKIGWFPARLDDLLNFIPARLAGLSLVIWFAVKGSLGDARAVLKRDRKKRAGPNGGVTMSLIAGGCGIAFIKPGVYVIGDKKRSLKEAGADIRDAVRAATIISAVILSLVLLAAGGIVFRFLLCL; this is translated from the coding sequence ATGGTTCTTCCGGTCCTCATAATCTGGCTCTCTCTCCTTGCAGACAGGGTCGCGGGGGATCCGCCGAACAGGTACCATCCGGTCGCCTGGCTTGGCAGATTTATCGGTTGGTGGGGTAGGCCTGCAGTCTATCCTGAAAAAATCAGGAGATTTGCGGGATTTTTCATGGGCATCCTTACCGCGGTTTTATTTTCACTGCCGTTTTTTATCCTCGATTTTTACCTGCCGGTTTGGGCTGCAATTGTCGCCGCACCGTTTCTTCTCAAGATCTGTCTTGCATGGAGATGCCTCGAGGAGCATGTCGCAAACGTGGAGAAGGCCCTCTCGCTGGACGGAGACGGCAGGAGCGAGGTCGGAATGCTCGTTTCGAGGGACCCGGATTCGCTCTCCGAAGAGGAGGTTCTCTCCGCCGCATACGAGTCCATGTCCGAGAACCTTACCGATTCGATAGTATCCCCGCTCTTCTACTACTCCCTCTTAGGTCTCGGCGGTGCGGCCTTCTTCAGGGCCTCGAATACTATGGATGCCATGCTCGGCTACAGGGACGAGAGGATAAAGATCGGGTGGTTCCCGGCGAGGCTCGACGATCTCCTGAACTTCATTCCTGCAAGGCTCGCCGGGCTTTCCCTTGTCATATGGTTTGCAGTAAAAGGGAGCCTGGGCGATGCACGGGCCGTCCTGAAACGCGACAGGAAAAAAAGGGCCGGCCCTAACGGGGGCGTGACGATGTCGCTCATCGCCGGCGGGTGCGGTATTGCGTTCATAAAACCCGGGGTCTACGTTATCGGGGATAAAAAGAGAAGCCTCAAAGAGGCCGGAGCGGATATAAGAGACGCGGTCCGGGCTGCGACAATAATATCAGCCGTAATTTTAAGCCTGGTTCTTCTTGCTGCAGGAGGGATCGTCTTCAGGTTCCTTCTTTGCCTGTAG